A window of Candidatus Bathyanammoxibius amoris genomic DNA:
TACGGGACCGCTTTCCTTTTAAACTTACAGGCGCACAGGAGAGGGTTTTGGCGGAGATCCGGCGGGACATGGAGAGTCCGGGCCCCATGAACAGGCTGCTTCAGGGTGACGTGGGTTCGGGCAAGACTGTAATCGCCCTGTACGCGCTGCTTGCGGCGGTCGCGAACGGTTTTCAGGCGGCGTTTATGGTCCCGACCGAGGTGCTGGCGGCCCAGCATAACAGGACGGTGGGTAAATATCTGGCCGGGTCAAAGGTGAGGACACTGCTGCATGTGGGCGGCAAGGCCCCAAAGCAGAGGAAAAAGGATTTAGAAAAGATAAAAAACGGCGAGGTTGACCTGGTGATAGGCACCCATGCCCTTGTGTCAAAGGACGTGCAGTTCAAAAAACTCGGCGTGGTGGTGGTAGACGAGCAACACAAGTTCGGCGTGCTTCAGAGGGCACATCTGAAACAGAAAGGTATCAGCCCGGACGTGCTGGTCATGACCGCCACACCTATACCACGGAGCCTGTCCCTTACCCTGTTCGGAGACATGGATATATCGATAATAGACGAGCTTCCGCCCGGGCGCCCCCCTATCGAAACCAGATGGGTGACAAAAGGCAAGACACCCGGGGCATATGAGTTAATAGGAAAGGAATTGAATAAGGGCCGTCAGGTCTTTGTGGTATATCCGCTGGTAGAGGAGTCAGAAAAGCTCGACCTCAAGTCGGCTGTGGAGGGTGCCGAAACGTTCCGGCATAATTTCCCTGATTACACGATAGGGTTGCTGCACGGGCGCCTGAAACAGGACGCCAAGGACCGTATAATGGACGATTTCCGGCAGAAGAAGATAAACATACTGGTCTCCACCATAATAATAGAGGTAGGGATAGACATACCAAACGCCACGGTGATAGTAATCGAGCATGCCGAGAGGTTCGGGTTGGCCCAGCTCCACCAGCTCCGCGGGCGAACGGGTCGAAGCAGTGACCACTCATACTGCCTGCTCTTCGCGGACCCCAAAAGCGCCGACGCGCGCACGAGACTGCAGACCATCGTAACCAGCAACGACGGGTTCAGGATAGCAGAGGAAGACCTGAGGTTGAGAGGACCGGGAGCCTTCTTCGGCACACGGCAGCACGGCATGCCGGACTACCGGGTGGCCGACATGACAAAGGACCTGGCACTGCTCAAGACAGCCAGGGACGACGCCTTCAGCCTGGTCGAGAAGGACGGCTCACTCCGGGAATACCCCCTGCTCAGAAAGAACGTGCTGGAAAGGTACACCAGCAGGATAAGATTGGCGAGCGTTGTATAAAAAATAATGTGACCAATTCTCTTTTGTCGACTCAGACCATGAACAAGGTAATGATAATCGGCGGCTCAGACTCAGGTGGAGGGGCCGGAATCCAGGCAGACCTAAAGACCGTAACGGCCCTCGGTGTCTACGGCACCACCGTTATCACCGCAATCACGGCACAGAACACCCTTGGCGTGCAATCCGTCCATGCCACACCTTACAGTTCCGTAAGTGAACAGATAGATTCCATAATGAGTGACATGGGAACAGACGCGGTTAAGACCGGAATGCTCCTGAACGACGAGATAGTAGGGGCGGTCTCAAGGAAGATAAAAGAGTATCAACTTGACAGCGTGGTAGTCGACCCCGTCCTCTGCGCAAAGGATGGGAGTGCGCTCCTTGCGGGTGACGCCGCGGTTAAGAGGTTGGTATCGGAACTACTGCCGCTTGCCGCGATAGTCACGCCGAACATACATGAAGCCGGGGTGTTATCCGGCGTCTCCATTAACCGGCCGGAACACGTTAAAGAAGCGGCCCAGTCTCTGCGCGGAATGGGCGCGAAGAACGTGCTTATAAAAGGCGGCCACGCGCCCGAAGACTGGCCATCGGTGAAAAAAGGGGTGGTAGAGGATCTGTTTTATGACGGCAACAACTTCAGGCAGCTCGTCTCACCCAGGGTTGATACCGGCAACGCGGGCGGTGTGCACGGGAGCGGCTGCACACTGGCCTCAGCCATAGCGGCAGGACTCGCGCGCGGCAAAGGTGTTGAAGGGGCTATCCTCTTCGCAAAGAAATTCCTGAACGATATTATCGCAAACAACTTCAGGATTGGCCGCGGTAACAACGTTCTCGACCCATCGGGTTACAAAAAGGGATAACGACCTTAACTTTTCCCCCCTCAAATCCAAGGCTTCTTGCGGCCCCCGGACACGTTTCCGGTCCCTTTTCTACCATCTTATCTCGTTGTCCATGCACATGTTAGAATAAATGCGGCCCCGGTTTCTACTGGTTTTAGACCGTTCTCACGGGCGAGGAGGGGCAGAAAAGGGCCGCACACCCTATCTCCTTATACTACAACATGTTGTGTGTTCATCTAAAAAATATACAAAATATTGTGTTTCACGCTTGACATTTCAATATATAGACATATAATACTGCCCGTATACTACATGTGGCTTGGCAGGAAGTTAATCCGGTTTAAGTAAACACTCTTGTCCTTTTTTAAACGTTTAGATTGTTTTAATCCTAATACACTTTAGCGAAAGGAGGTAACTCGGAGATATGACCCCAGCATTACTCGAACAAGAAGTGTGTAATACCTCTGTGTTGGAAGAAAGACTTCAGGCCTTTTGCGACGCGGTTAATTTCCATGATTATCTGGAGATTGACGGTGTAATTCATGCAGGTGAAGAGAAGCACGGTATCAAGTTTGAAGAAGACGTCCTTAAGGTTCTGAACCACAAGATGCATACGGCTTACTATATCTCTCTTAAGGCCATAATGAAGCAGAAACTTGGCGACGTAATTGAGGCCTTGGAAACGGGCATAAGGGAGAAGCTCTATAGCGTAACCAGAATCGTGGGTTACTACAGCCGCGTGTCCAACTGGAACAAGTCAAAGCTCGGTGAGCTAAAAGACAGGCACAGAGGTGACTATTCAGTCAGGAAGGTCGCTTAGAGAAACAACGTAAAACAAGCAAAGGAAGTATTCTGAGAACCCGCGGGGCGAGCGAGATAAAATATCTTGCTCGCCCCTTGTTTTTCTGGAGTTTGTCGCTTTTAGCGTAACCCTGCGTATTAAAGCCCCCTGGTTCCTGGTTTAAGACACCCTGGCCGGATATTATTTCTTCTCCAGTGCTTCAAAGGCCATTGATACCGCCTCCTCGGCATTCCTGGCTATGACCGGGCCGGGCCGGTCAAGCCGGCTGGCGTTGAGGTCAAACCCCCATGTACTTATCCCGACTACGGGTTTATACTTCATCAGGGCATAAGCTATCTCTGAAAGGGTGCCTAGTTTTCCTCCTACGGCAATAACTGCGTCACCCGAGTAGGCAACCAGGGTGTTTCTCGCATAACCTAAGCCGGTGACAATAGGTATATCAATGTACGGGTTCATTTCTTCGGTATCCTCCCCCGGCAGTATGCCAACTGTCAGCCCGCCGGCCTCTCTCGCCCCTTTCGCCGCGGCCTCCATAACCCCACCCAGACCGCCGCATATCAACACCGCACCCCGTTTTGCCACCTCACGGCCGACTTCCTCCGCCGTCCTGAACTCTTCTTCCGTCGCGGAACTGGCGCCTATAACGGATATGCATCTTTTCTTGGCCATTGAAGTTCTTTCTCACAGTAAAAACGTAAGACAGGGATTATTGCCCGGCCAACGTTGGCTGTCAAGGTAAATTGCGCTTGCAATAAATCCAGACCTGCTATATGGTAACATTTCCCATAAACGGGGGAGATTTTAATAAAAAAATATTCCTACCGGGAGTGCAAGGGCATGGAATATCCCAAGTTACGGCCTGTGGAGGCCTTCCCTTATAATGAACCGGGGAAGGAGGGCATCTGCCTGAGAGATCCTTCCAACATCACTGACACGATTCTCGTCGTGCCTCATCATTTGTTTGAAATAATAAGACTGTTTGACGGGCGGCACTCCCTCCTTGACGTACAAACGGTATACGCAAAACGGCACGGCAATATACCGCTCAAGGAACAGATTGAAGGTGTCATAAACACGCTCGACAAGGCCATGCTGCTGGAGAGTGAGCGCTTTACTCAGTTCCTAAAAGACCTGAAGGAGGAGTTCAGGCGTTCGAGCATAAGGAAGGCCGCCTTTGCCGGCAAAGGATATGACAGCGACCCCGGGAAACTGAGACAACAGATAGACACCTTTTTCACCTCGGACGGCGGTCCATGTAAGCCGGGTGGAAAAAGGTCCGGGAAGAAATCTAAGAACGTCGTAAAGGGCGCCGTGCTACCGCACATAGACTTCGACAGGGGCGGCCCCTGCTTCGCATGGGGATACAAAGAGATAGAAAAGTCTTCCAATGCCAGATGTTTCATACTGTTAGGCACTTCCCATGGAGACATGAACGGGCTTTTTTCCGTCACGAAAAAGGATTTTGAGACGCCGTTTGGACTCCTTCGCACCGACAAGGAAATCGTTACCGCCATTGAGAAGGCCGGCGGGAAGGGATTCTTTAAGGGTGAGTTTGCCCACA
This region includes:
- the recG gene encoding ATP-dependent DNA helicase RecG, whose protein sequence is MKTATTTTATTKNPVYGPVQYLKGVGPWRAEVLARLEIHTIRDLLYHFPRDYQDRSRIKSINEVVFNEATTIKGQIKSVRVIPTRNRWGRRRGGILEAVVSDDTGTIAATWFNMAFLRDRFKPGDEVLLFGKIHMHKYLQIINPEFEFPGRDDDNETDKTPDPLASGRIVPMYSLTEGIKQNYLRRLIRQTLDDFAPRLEEPLPEQLLKSIKLVPVHRAIEDAHFPETHDVLKQARKRFAYEEILLFQLALAIRKQKMTTEKGHAFRIGQTIDSHIRDRFPFKLTGAQERVLAEIRRDMESPGPMNRLLQGDVGSGKTVIALYALLAAVANGFQAAFMVPTEVLAAQHNRTVGKYLAGSKVRTLLHVGGKAPKQRKKDLEKIKNGEVDLVIGTHALVSKDVQFKKLGVVVVDEQHKFGVLQRAHLKQKGISPDVLVMTATPIPRSLSLTLFGDMDISIIDELPPGRPPIETRWVTKGKTPGAYELIGKELNKGRQVFVVYPLVEESEKLDLKSAVEGAETFRHNFPDYTIGLLHGRLKQDAKDRIMDDFRQKKINILVSTIIIEVGIDIPNATVIVIEHAERFGLAQLHQLRGRTGRSSDHSYCLLFADPKSADARTRLQTIVTSNDGFRIAEEDLRLRGPGAFFGTRQHGMPDYRVADMTKDLALLKTARDDAFSLVEKDGSLREYPLLRKNVLERYTSRIRLASVV
- the thiD gene encoding bifunctional hydroxymethylpyrimidine kinase/phosphomethylpyrimidine kinase, translating into MNKVMIIGGSDSGGGAGIQADLKTVTALGVYGTTVITAITAQNTLGVQSVHATPYSSVSEQIDSIMSDMGTDAVKTGMLLNDEIVGAVSRKIKEYQLDSVVVDPVLCAKDGSALLAGDAAVKRLVSELLPLAAIVTPNIHEAGVLSGVSINRPEHVKEAAQSLRGMGAKNVLIKGGHAPEDWPSVKKGVVEDLFYDGNNFRQLVSPRVDTGNAGGVHGSGCTLASAIAAGLARGKGVEGAILFAKKFLNDIIANNFRIGRGNNVLDPSGYKKG
- a CDS encoding anaerobic ribonucleoside-triphosphate reductase gives rise to the protein MTPALLEQEVCNTSVLEERLQAFCDAVNFHDYLEIDGVIHAGEEKHGIKFEEDVLKVLNHKMHTAYYISLKAIMKQKLGDVIEALETGIREKLYSVTRIVGYYSRVSNWNKSKLGELKDRHRGDYSVRKVA
- a CDS encoding TIGR00725 family protein, with the protein product MAKKRCISVIGASSATEEEFRTAEEVGREVAKRGAVLICGGLGGVMEAAAKGAREAGGLTVGILPGEDTEEMNPYIDIPIVTGLGYARNTLVAYSGDAVIAVGGKLGTLSEIAYALMKYKPVVGISTWGFDLNASRLDRPGPVIARNAEEAVSMAFEALEKK
- the amrB gene encoding AmmeMemoRadiSam system protein B; the encoded protein is MEYPKLRPVEAFPYNEPGKEGICLRDPSNITDTILVVPHHLFEIIRLFDGRHSLLDVQTVYAKRHGNIPLKEQIEGVINTLDKAMLLESERFTQFLKDLKEEFRRSSIRKAAFAGKGYDSDPGKLRQQIDTFFTSDGGPCKPGGKRSGKKSKNVVKGAVLPHIDFDRGGPCFAWGYKEIEKSSNARCFILLGTSHGDMNGLFSVTKKDFETPFGLLRTDKEIVTAIEKAGGKGFFKGEFAHKNEHSLEFQAIFLHYLYDGKRDVSIVPVLCSSFHEMIKDGKSPSSVQEVNDFIETLKGVIKGNGKDVFLIASADLSHVGPRFGDPLPLTSQDLQKIAEEDMDMIRFIENVDAEGFFHSIQKDGDRRKICGLSPIYVLLKVLDASRGKLLKYEQWPDPRGMVSFASIGLY